One window of the Peptacetobacter hiranonis genome contains the following:
- a CDS encoding YcxB family protein, with translation MTIRTRNEISEKDMIEVMKFGIPKYYSIMSLFFGVFGIAMGFYGINKGKTFAAVASILLAIGILIWRFYYLPVKMGKRQYRAKLQAQGGKEMVQNVNFFNNHAEMITSGSKMIKLKYADMHMMRETKDKLVIILGNDVVMIIKKDGFKEGTVQDLKDLLIPIINNNEVK, from the coding sequence ATGACAATCAGGACTAGAAATGAAATAAGCGAAAAAGATATGATAGAGGTTATGAAATTTGGAATTCCAAAATACTATTCTATAATGAGTTTATTCTTTGGTGTTTTTGGTATAGCTATGGGATTTTATGGAATAAATAAAGGTAAAACTTTTGCAGCAGTAGCTTCTATACTTCTTGCAATAGGTATACTTATTTGGAGATTCTATTATTTACCAGTTAAAATGGGTAAACGCCAGTATAGAGCTAAATTACAGGCTCAAGGCGGTAAAGAAATGGTTCAGAATGTAAACTTTTTTAATAACCATGCAGAAATGATAACAAGTGGATCAAAGATGATAAAATTAAAATATGCTGATATGCATATGATGAGAGAAACTAAGGATAAATTAGTAATAATCCTAGGAAATGATGTAGTTATGATAATCAAAAAAGACGGATTTAAAGAGGGAACAGTTCAAGATTTAAAAGATTTACTAATCCCTATAATTAATAATAATGAGGTTAAATAG
- a CDS encoding formate--tetrahydrofolate ligase has product MGFKSDIEIAQEAKPLDIREVAKKVGLSEDDIELYGKYKAKVDYNLLKKDTGKKAKLILATAINPTPAGEGKTTTTIGVADAFSRLGKNALVALREPSLGPVFGIKGGAAGGGYAQVVPMEDINLHFTGDFHAIGAANNLLAAMLDNHIHQGNALNIDTRSITWRRCVDMNDRQLRNVVDGLGRRVDGVTREDGFDITVASEVMAAFCLANDIADLKERLGDIIVAYNYDGEPVTARELKANGAMAALLKDALKPNLVQTLEGTPAFVHGGPFANIAHGCNSVIATKMAMHFSDYVLTEAGFGADLGAEKFIDIKCRMADLKPDAVIIVATIRALKYNGGVAKDQLNEENLEALEKGLPNLLKHVENITKVFGLPAVVAINRFPMDTEAELKLVEDKCKELGVNVALSEVWAKGGEGGIEVAKEVLRLIDEEENNFQFCYEEDLSIKEKINAIATKIYGADGVDFTKEAEKEIAKFERLGFNKLPICMAKTQYSLTDDQTKLGRPEGFRITVRDLTVSAGAGFIVALTGAIMKMPGLPKVPAAERIDVDENGVISGLF; this is encoded by the coding sequence ATGGGATTCAAATCTGATATCGAAATAGCACAGGAGGCTAAACCTTTAGACATAAGAGAGGTTGCTAAAAAAGTTGGTCTTTCAGAAGACGATATAGAACTTTACGGAAAATATAAAGCAAAAGTTGACTACAACTTATTAAAAAAAGATACAGGGAAAAAAGCTAAATTAATACTTGCAACAGCAATAAACCCTACTCCAGCAGGAGAAGGTAAAACAACTACAACAATAGGTGTTGCAGATGCATTCTCAAGATTAGGGAAAAATGCATTAGTTGCTCTTAGAGAACCATCATTAGGACCAGTTTTCGGTATAAAAGGTGGAGCTGCAGGTGGAGGATATGCACAGGTAGTGCCAATGGAAGATATAAACCTTCATTTCACAGGTGACTTCCACGCAATAGGAGCTGCAAACAACTTATTAGCTGCAATGCTTGACAACCACATACATCAGGGAAATGCTCTTAACATAGATACAAGAAGCATAACTTGGAGAAGATGTGTAGACATGAACGACAGACAGCTTAGAAATGTTGTAGACGGATTAGGAAGAAGAGTAGACGGTGTAACAAGAGAAGATGGATTCGATATAACAGTTGCTTCAGAAGTAATGGCTGCTTTCTGTTTAGCAAATGATATAGCTGACTTAAAAGAAAGATTAGGTGACATAATAGTTGCTTATAACTACGATGGAGAACCTGTAACAGCTAGAGAATTAAAAGCTAATGGAGCTATGGCTGCATTATTAAAAGACGCATTAAAACCAAACTTAGTTCAGACATTAGAAGGAACACCAGCATTTGTACATGGTGGACCATTCGCTAATATAGCTCATGGATGTAACTCTGTTATAGCTACAAAAATGGCTATGCATTTCTCAGATTATGTATTAACTGAAGCAGGATTCGGTGCTGACCTAGGTGCTGAAAAATTCATAGATATAAAATGTAGAATGGCTGATTTAAAACCAGATGCAGTTATAATAGTTGCTACAATAAGAGCATTAAAATACAACGGTGGTGTAGCTAAAGATCAGTTAAATGAAGAAAACTTAGAAGCACTTGAAAAAGGTCTTCCAAACTTATTAAAACATGTAGAAAATATAACTAAAGTATTTGGATTACCAGCAGTTGTTGCTATAAATAGATTCCCAATGGATACAGAAGCTGAGCTTAAATTAGTAGAAGATAAATGTAAAGAATTAGGTGTAAATGTTGCATTATCTGAAGTTTGGGCAAAAGGTGGAGAAGGTGGAATCGAAGTAGCTAAAGAAGTTTTAAGATTAATAGACGAAGAAGAAAACAACTTCCAGTTCTGCTACGAAGAAGATCTATCAATAAAAGAAAAAATAAATGCAATAGCAACTAAAATATACGGAGCTGATGGTGTAGATTTCACTAAAGAAGCTGAAAAAGAAATAGCTAAATTTGAAAGATTAGGATTTAATAAATTACCAATATGTATGGCAAAAACTCAGTACTCATTAACTGATGACCAGACTAAACTTGGTAGACCAGAAGGCTTCAGAATAACAGTTAGAGACTTAACTGTATCAGCTGGTGCAGGATTTATAGTAGCACTTACTGGTGCTATCATGAAAATGCCAGGACTTCCAAAAGTTCCAGCAGCAGAAAGAATAGACGTTGATGAAAACGGAGTAATATCAGGACTATTCTAA